The Algoriphagus halophilus genome window below encodes:
- a CDS encoding DUF1553 domain-containing protein produces the protein MNPNSFSSSRLTAKIPMLSLLGLLLVFGCQPSLPEEVELAYETLPEKIDYNFHVKPILADRCYACHGPDEGSRKAGLRLDIEENAFMKLSSGNTAFSKGSLGGSEVYHRIISLNPETVMPPPESNLTLTPAEIATIAKWVEQGAEWKEHWSFLKVESPAIPEVKEDWKRNNEIDYFVQAELGRQGLSPNPQADKERLLRRVTMDLTGLPPTIQQIDDFLNDNSERAYEKVVDRLLASQEHAERLTMEWLDIARYADSHGVSFDGYREVWPYRDWVINAFKNNIPISDFITKQVAGDLLPNGTTEDKLATAFYRLNPMEASAGSIQEEYRVEYVAERTATTGTAFLGLTIGCARCHDHKFDPISQKNFFQLSAFFNSIDEFGLGPTDLNRAPTLMLFKDHQRKSLDSLDQLILQKEKVLKEYQVNEIKDYVATISPDKLLPKEIASYSFESYEKIKKEKKRRNPFAEEEAEEYKTKTAKEKAKIDSLKKANKKKKKEYEEILILDNNKNAEATLGVELVNGWKGKGLLFDDDYDYVNLNKVGFFDQYDSYSASVWIKPQENEKRHIQNIIGNSNNFLGFYRGWEMFLDSANHLSVRLIHRLPDDYLEVKTEEPVKFETWTQVGFSYDGTGKAAGLALYMDGESQQVRVVSDQLSRSILPIDEYTAKIDTLPVRLGKSYRLFSFDPGIYKGYMDEVKLFDRELTSLEMASLVGNSSIQLSSENSKEYLLAKEQKAIQLRNDIRSLRKAKLEILESTQEVMVMEDMPEPRPTFLLKRGVYNDYGEKVLPSTPENVLPFPEDYPQNRLGLAKWIINPDNPLPSRVIINRYWQMIFGTGIVKTSGDFGIQGDLPTHPELLDWLAYEFMDSGWDLRGMLKLMVMSATYQQSSFTDPEKYEADPENKYYARSSSYRLPAEFIRDNALASSGILDKKIGGPSVKPYQPEGLWEELGDFSFKLHKYKQDTGSNLHRRSLYTFTRRFSPAPYMVTFDASNREICITKRVNTNTPLQALNLLNGPQFIEASRFMSERVIKEEETLEDRLKLSFRLATGVTPNEKLLATLKEYYESAYSHFQENPLSADSLLAVGELPRDLALDKTQTAALTLVANSILNFDETYMKR, from the coding sequence ATGAACCCAAATAGCTTTTCATCGTCTCGATTAACGGCGAAAATCCCCATGCTTTCTTTGTTAGGTCTCTTGTTGGTTTTTGGCTGTCAGCCTTCATTACCAGAGGAGGTGGAGTTGGCATATGAGACTTTACCAGAAAAAATAGATTATAATTTCCATGTTAAACCAATTTTGGCTGACCGTTGCTATGCTTGCCATGGTCCAGACGAAGGATCCAGGAAAGCGGGATTGAGATTGGATATTGAGGAAAATGCGTTTATGAAGTTGTCCTCTGGAAATACGGCATTTTCAAAAGGAAGTCTAGGAGGTAGTGAAGTGTATCACCGGATTATTAGTCTAAATCCTGAGACTGTTATGCCTCCGCCAGAATCGAATCTCACTCTTACTCCGGCCGAAATTGCGACCATTGCCAAATGGGTGGAGCAAGGAGCTGAATGGAAAGAGCATTGGTCTTTTTTGAAAGTGGAATCTCCTGCGATTCCTGAAGTTAAAGAGGACTGGAAAAGGAATAATGAGATTGATTATTTTGTTCAAGCTGAATTGGGAAGACAAGGACTTTCTCCTAACCCTCAAGCAGACAAAGAAAGACTTTTGAGAAGAGTGACGATGGATTTGACAGGACTTCCACCTACCATCCAACAGATTGATGATTTTTTAAATGACAACTCTGAACGTGCTTATGAGAAGGTAGTGGATCGACTGCTTGCATCCCAAGAGCATGCGGAACGGTTGACCATGGAATGGCTGGATATAGCCAGATATGCCGATTCTCATGGAGTTTCATTTGATGGTTATAGGGAGGTTTGGCCTTACCGGGATTGGGTGATTAATGCCTTTAAAAATAATATTCCTATCAGTGACTTTATTACCAAACAAGTTGCTGGAGACTTACTTCCAAATGGAACTACTGAAGATAAATTGGCTACGGCATTTTATAGGCTCAATCCCATGGAGGCTTCAGCAGGTTCAATCCAAGAAGAATACAGAGTAGAATATGTGGCTGAAAGAACCGCGACAACTGGTACAGCTTTTCTGGGCCTTACCATTGGATGTGCCAGATGTCATGACCACAAATTTGATCCAATCAGTCAAAAGAATTTTTTCCAACTATCTGCATTTTTCAACAGCATAGACGAATTTGGATTGGGCCCAACCGATTTGAATAGAGCTCCCACCTTGATGCTTTTTAAGGATCATCAAAGGAAAAGTTTGGACTCCTTGGATCAATTAATTCTTCAAAAAGAAAAGGTTTTAAAAGAATATCAAGTGAATGAAATCAAGGATTATGTGGCGACAATATCTCCCGATAAGTTACTTCCAAAAGAAATTGCTTCATATTCGTTTGAATCTTATGAAAAGATAAAAAAGGAAAAGAAAAGAAGAAACCCATTTGCTGAGGAAGAAGCAGAGGAGTACAAGACTAAAACCGCAAAGGAAAAAGCTAAAATTGATTCCCTGAAAAAGGCTAACAAAAAAAAGAAAAAAGAATACGAGGAAATCTTGATCCTTGATAATAATAAAAATGCTGAGGCAACGCTAGGTGTAGAATTGGTGAATGGCTGGAAAGGGAAAGGGTTATTATTTGATGATGATTATGATTATGTCAATTTGAATAAGGTTGGCTTTTTTGATCAATATGATTCATACTCTGCAAGTGTTTGGATTAAACCTCAAGAAAATGAAAAGAGGCATATTCAAAACATCATTGGAAACAGTAATAATTTCTTAGGATTTTACCGAGGATGGGAAATGTTTTTGGATTCCGCAAACCATCTATCTGTACGCCTCATTCATAGACTTCCCGATGATTATCTGGAAGTGAAAACGGAGGAGCCTGTGAAATTTGAGACATGGACTCAAGTAGGGTTTTCCTATGATGGAACTGGGAAAGCAGCAGGTCTTGCACTTTATATGGATGGCGAGAGTCAGCAAGTAAGAGTTGTTTCAGATCAACTTTCACGGAGTATTTTACCTATTGATGAATACACGGCCAAAATTGATACCCTGCCAGTTCGATTAGGAAAAAGCTATCGTCTTTTTTCCTTTGATCCTGGTATTTATAAAGGATACATGGATGAGGTAAAACTCTTTGATCGGGAACTTACTAGTTTGGAAATGGCAAGCTTAGTAGGAAATTCTTCCATTCAATTGTCTTCTGAAAATTCTAAGGAATATCTATTAGCAAAGGAGCAAAAAGCCATTCAACTCAGGAATGATATTCGCTCTCTAAGAAAAGCGAAATTGGAGATTTTGGAATCGACCCAGGAAGTGATGGTAATGGAAGATATGCCTGAACCCAGGCCTACCTTCTTGTTGAAGAGAGGAGTTTATAATGATTATGGAGAAAAAGTTTTACCAAGTACTCCGGAAAATGTCCTTCCTTTTCCTGAAGATTATCCTCAAAATAGGTTAGGGTTGGCAAAATGGATCATAAATCCTGACAATCCTCTGCCATCAAGGGTAATCATTAATAGGTATTGGCAAATGATCTTTGGAACAGGAATCGTTAAGACTTCTGGAGATTTTGGGATTCAGGGAGACCTGCCTACTCATCCTGAATTATTGGATTGGTTGGCGTATGAGTTTATGGATAGTGGTTGGGATTTGAGGGGTATGCTGAAATTGATGGTGATGTCCGCTACCTACCAACAATCTTCTTTTACTGATCCTGAGAAGTACGAGGCTGATCCTGAAAATAAATATTATGCCAGGTCAAGTAGTTATAGACTTCCCGCAGAATTTATCCGAGATAATGCCTTGGCATCCAGTGGTATTTTAGATAAAAAAATCGGAGGGCCAAGTGTAAAGCCGTATCAACCAGAAGGATTATGGGAAGAATTGGGGGATTTCTCATTCAAGTTACATAAATACAAACAGGATACAGGAAGTAACCTCCATCGGAGAAGTCTCTACACATTTACGAGAAGATTTTCTCCTGCACCCTACATGGTCACCTTCGATGCATCCAACAGGGAGATTTGTATTACGAAAAGAGTTAATACAAATACCCCACTTCAAGCGCTTAATTTGTTGAATGGACCTCAGTTTATAGAAGCTTCCAGGTTTATGTCTGAACGGGTAATCAAAGAGGAAGAGACTTTGGAAGATAGACTTAAACTGAGTTTTCGACTGGCTACAGGAGTTACTCCAAATGAGAAATTACTGGCTACCCTAAAAGAATATTATGAAAGTGCCTATTCGCATTTTCAGGAAAATCCTCTATCAGCTGATTCTTTATTGGCTGTGGGAGAATTGCCAAGAGATTTAGCGCTGGACAAAACGCAAACTGCTGCTTTGACCTTAGTGGCAAATTCAATTTTAAATTTTGATGAAACCTATATGAAAAGGTAA
- a CDS encoding FG-GAP repeat domain-containing protein, with amino-acid sequence MINFFKSFILLGSIFCFLFSCNKPKEKLTPNNSTDYLWEDQTDIYLPKTAEWTNRVEAADLNQDGKVDLIFANGGDYSKPGTLESSRVFINQGANTPFLEITKQVFGEDKFYARVIKASDLNQDGFTDLLVGNTFQTQSELYLGQQNGSFLRVTDTHLPNLEASVGDLEFGDVDGDGDLDVILSDWGPGSNMNNEGGKTLLWLNDGFGKFEDVTDSQMPDILIQFSWDLEFFDFDNDFDLDIAISCKRCGTSRIFENNGKGHFNDKRILPAYTNNYEFEIADINQDGFLDLVTVNDGEIVDGKSWSRREHIFLNDSAKRFLDATSRLWLDQDNPGEDDNNVAFLDYDSDGDPDFILSSLTGEDRLLINDGTGKFKLQESILSGDPTPHTLSLVFADLNNDHRMDIIMGQGEGEESIEERIYIGKKIQADVAPPIISHVAQTTSAVGTRKVFARITDNKSPSMPQDWREVVVISDTNKVSMTWYGEYLWVADLSELESDKPIEICATDAAGNQACRKVN; translated from the coding sequence ATGATCAATTTTTTCAAATCATTCATTCTTCTTGGCTCTATTTTTTGTTTTCTATTCTCATGCAATAAGCCAAAGGAAAAGCTCACTCCGAATAACTCAACTGATTATCTATGGGAAGACCAAACGGATATCTACTTACCCAAAACAGCAGAATGGACAAATCGCGTCGAAGCAGCAGACCTCAATCAGGATGGTAAGGTAGATCTGATTTTCGCGAATGGGGGAGATTATTCTAAGCCGGGCACGTTAGAGTCTAGCAGGGTATTTATAAACCAAGGTGCAAACACGCCATTTCTAGAAATCACCAAACAAGTCTTTGGTGAGGATAAATTCTATGCTAGAGTGATTAAAGCCAGTGATTTAAACCAAGATGGTTTTACAGATTTATTAGTAGGAAACACTTTTCAAACCCAAAGTGAATTATACCTTGGGCAGCAAAATGGTTCATTTCTCAGAGTTACGGATACCCACCTTCCCAATTTGGAGGCAAGTGTAGGAGATTTGGAATTTGGAGACGTAGATGGAGATGGAGACCTTGATGTAATTTTATCTGATTGGGGTCCCGGCTCCAATATGAATAATGAAGGAGGCAAAACTCTATTATGGCTTAATGACGGATTTGGAAAATTTGAAGATGTTACAGATTCCCAAATGCCAGACATTCTAATCCAATTCTCCTGGGACTTGGAATTCTTTGATTTCGATAATGATTTTGACTTAGATATTGCCATATCATGTAAACGTTGTGGTACCAGTCGAATTTTTGAAAATAATGGAAAAGGGCATTTCAATGACAAAAGGATATTACCCGCATATACCAATAATTATGAATTTGAAATTGCAGATATCAATCAAGATGGATTCCTGGACCTAGTCACTGTTAACGATGGGGAAATTGTGGATGGAAAATCTTGGTCCAGACGTGAGCATATTTTTCTAAATGACAGTGCTAAGCGATTCCTTGATGCTACCTCTCGGCTTTGGCTGGACCAAGACAATCCAGGGGAGGACGATAACAATGTCGCATTTTTGGATTATGATTCCGATGGTGACCCTGATTTTATCCTTAGTTCGCTCACCGGAGAAGACCGATTGTTGATCAATGATGGAACTGGAAAATTTAAACTTCAAGAAAGCATTCTCTCTGGAGATCCCACCCCTCATACACTTTCCTTAGTCTTCGCTGATCTCAACAATGACCATCGAATGGATATTATTATGGGACAAGGAGAGGGGGAAGAATCCATAGAAGAACGAATCTATATTGGCAAAAAAATCCAAGCAGATGTAGCTCCGCCTATTATTTCTCATGTTGCACAGACAACCTCAGCTGTAGGAACAAGAAAAGTCTTTGCTCGAATAACCGACAATAAAAGTCCTAGCATGCCGCAGGACTGGAGAGAGGTGGTAGTGATCTCAGACACAAATAAAGTTTCGATGACTTGGTATGGAGAATATTTATGGGTTGCCGACCTCTCAGAATTAGAATCCGACAAACCTATAGAAATTTGCGCCACTGATGCAGCGGGGAACCAAGCCTGTAGAAAGGTTAATTGA
- a CDS encoding dipeptidase, which yields MKKSYSLLLIGLMAWACQPKEAAVDYTSMSDEERLKVATEIAHKTIMVDGHVDLPYRMKVGGFTLQREILDVSVRTDGGNFDYPRTKEGGLDAPFMSIYIPAGNQQIPGASKALADSLILMTERLTETFPDKFAMAYSPADIEANFASGKISLPMGMENGAGLEDDIANVEYFHKRGIRYITLTHGKANLIGDSSYDTVRLYNGLSEYGKQVVQEMNRVGIMVDVSHVSDETFLDALEVTKVPVIASHSSVRKFTPGFERNMSDELIQAMAKNGGVMMINFGGSFIDSAYAAGSAKVREHIVNWLAENNLSRSDSAAQAYITQYTAANNPFPTVQKVADHIDHVVALVGIDYVGLGSDFDGVGDSLPTGLKDVSMYPNLIAELLKRGYSEEDIEKICSGNIFRVWRAVEEYAQNQ from the coding sequence ATGAAGAAAAGCTATTCCCTATTATTAATTGGCTTAATGGCTTGGGCTTGCCAGCCAAAAGAAGCAGCAGTAGATTACACCAGTATGAGTGATGAAGAGCGACTGAAAGTCGCTACAGAAATTGCACATAAAACGATCATGGTAGACGGGCATGTCGATTTGCCTTATCGAATGAAAGTTGGCGGATTTACCTTACAAAGAGAAATTCTTGATGTTTCCGTAAGAACAGATGGCGGGAATTTTGACTACCCCAGAACCAAAGAAGGAGGGTTAGATGCTCCCTTTATGTCTATCTATATCCCAGCAGGAAATCAACAAATCCCTGGAGCCTCCAAAGCATTGGCGGATTCCCTGATTCTTATGACCGAAAGGCTGACAGAGACTTTTCCTGACAAGTTTGCCATGGCTTATAGTCCAGCAGACATCGAGGCCAACTTTGCTTCGGGTAAAATTTCTCTTCCTATGGGAATGGAAAATGGAGCAGGATTGGAAGATGATATTGCCAATGTTGAATATTTTCACAAAAGAGGGATTCGATACATCACACTAACCCATGGAAAGGCAAACCTTATTGGAGATAGTAGTTATGATACAGTAAGGCTTTATAATGGTCTTAGCGAATATGGGAAACAAGTGGTTCAAGAAATGAACCGAGTAGGTATTATGGTAGATGTTTCTCACGTTTCTGATGAAACATTTTTGGATGCTTTGGAAGTGACAAAAGTACCGGTTATAGCTTCTCATTCCTCAGTAAGAAAATTTACTCCTGGATTTGAGAGAAATATGAGTGATGAACTGATCCAAGCCATGGCCAAGAATGGTGGAGTGATGATGATCAATTTTGGGGGAAGTTTCATTGACTCCGCATATGCAGCTGGGTCTGCTAAAGTGCGAGAGCATATTGTCAACTGGCTTGCTGAGAATAACCTAAGTAGAAGCGATTCAGCCGCTCAAGCTTATATCACCCAATATACTGCTGCAAATAACCCTTTTCCAACTGTACAGAAAGTTGCCGATCATATTGACCATGTAGTAGCCTTGGTAGGTATTGACTATGTGGGGCTTGGTTCTGATTTTGATGGAGTGGGAGATTCCTTGCCTACCGGACTGAAAGATGTTTCCATGTATCCTAATCTGATAGCTGAACTTTTGAAAAGAGGTTATTCAGAAGAGGATATCGAGAAAATATGTTCGGGGAATATTTTTAGGGTTTGGAGGGCAGTGGAGGAATATGCTCAAAATCAATAA
- a CDS encoding alpha/beta hydrolase-fold protein: MKKLIYLILFSALLSSCSSNDDLPEIKIEIASELGQYISDGRLLLFFSKDQSREPRFSLSDNVNTAQVFGMDVESFEPGSVIEFKMDSFGYPIEQLSNLKEGNYLVQAFFIKYETFERADGHQVKLAMDQGEGRKWASTPGNIYSLPLSIDWKKGSDFQLIIDQEIPPVVEPEDTKYIKHIKMKSELLSEFWGRDMFLGAHVLLPEGFDDHPNQYYPLMVFHGHFPSDFGGFRTSPPDPNLSEDDYSARFGIYGYEKIQQQEAYDFYQKWVSPDFKRFIIIEIQHANPFYDDSYAVNSENIGPYGDAITYELIPYIEKEFRGIGEGWARFLYGGSTGGWEALAAQVFYPDEYNGCFAACPDPIDFRAFTTINLYEDQNAYYQDGDFKKILRPGHRDYLGHVSSMVKDMNHRELAIGGVQTRSGEQFDIWQAVYSPVGEDGYPKPIWDKKSGEIDPQVAEYWKENYDLRYIMERDWETLGPKLEGKVNIYCGDMDNYYLNNAVYLTEEFLEQTQNPYYNGEVAYGDRAEHCWNGDPTLPNYISRLRYNTMYLDKIEDRFKASAPANFNQQNWTITKN; this comes from the coding sequence ATGAAAAAACTCATCTATTTAATCTTATTCTCAGCGCTGCTATCCTCTTGTAGTAGCAATGATGATTTACCTGAAATAAAAATTGAAATAGCTTCTGAACTGGGTCAGTATATTTCTGATGGGCGATTACTCTTATTTTTCTCAAAAGACCAGTCAAGAGAGCCCCGCTTTTCTCTTTCTGACAACGTGAATACTGCCCAAGTTTTCGGAATGGATGTAGAGTCGTTTGAACCCGGGTCTGTCATTGAGTTCAAAATGGATAGTTTTGGATACCCAATAGAACAACTTTCTAATTTAAAGGAAGGGAACTATTTGGTACAGGCATTCTTTATCAAGTACGAAACTTTCGAGAGGGCAGATGGCCACCAAGTGAAACTTGCCATGGACCAAGGAGAAGGTAGAAAATGGGCAAGCACTCCAGGAAACATCTATTCATTACCCCTCTCCATTGATTGGAAAAAAGGGAGCGACTTTCAGCTTATTATAGATCAAGAAATTCCTCCAGTAGTAGAACCAGAGGACACTAAATACATCAAGCATATCAAGATGAAATCCGAACTCTTGTCTGAGTTTTGGGGAAGAGACATGTTTTTAGGTGCTCATGTCTTATTACCTGAGGGTTTTGATGATCATCCCAATCAATATTATCCTTTGATGGTATTCCATGGGCATTTCCCTAGTGATTTTGGGGGATTTCGTACCAGTCCACCAGACCCAAATTTAAGTGAAGACGATTATTCTGCTCGTTTTGGAATTTATGGATATGAGAAAATTCAACAACAAGAAGCCTATGATTTTTACCAAAAATGGGTTTCACCTGACTTCAAACGGTTTATTATAATTGAGATTCAGCACGCCAATCCATTTTACGATGACAGCTATGCCGTAAACTCCGAGAATATAGGACCTTATGGTGATGCCATTACTTATGAACTTATCCCCTATATAGAAAAAGAATTTAGGGGAATTGGAGAAGGTTGGGCCAGATTTTTATATGGAGGGTCCACAGGTGGTTGGGAAGCTTTAGCTGCTCAGGTATTTTATCCAGATGAATACAATGGTTGCTTCGCAGCCTGTCCTGACCCGATTGATTTTAGGGCTTTTACTACCATTAATCTTTATGAGGACCAAAATGCCTATTATCAGGATGGGGACTTTAAAAAGATTTTGCGTCCTGGCCATCGGGATTACCTAGGTCATGTTTCTTCCATGGTGAAAGATATGAACCATAGAGAATTAGCGATTGGCGGGGTACAAACTAGATCAGGGGAGCAATTTGATATTTGGCAGGCAGTATATTCCCCTGTAGGAGAAGATGGCTACCCCAAACCAATTTGGGATAAAAAATCGGGTGAAATTGATCCCCAGGTTGCTGAATATTGGAAAGAGAATTACGACCTTCGTTATATCATGGAAAGAGACTGGGAAACCTTAGGTCCAAAATTAGAAGGGAAAGTAAATATTTATTGTGGAGATATGGATAATTACTATTTAAACAATGCGGTATACCTCACGGAAGAGTTTTTGGAACAAACCCAAAATCCTTACTATAATGGGGAAGTGGCCTATGGAGATCGTGCTGAGCATTGTTGGAATGGAGATCCTACCCTCCCAAATTACATTTCCAGACTCCGATACAACACGATGTACTTGGATAAAATCGAGGACCGTTTCAAGGCCTCTGCACCTGCCAATTTTAATCAACAAAATTGGACAATCACTAAAAATTAA
- a CDS encoding NHL repeat-containing protein has product MKSVLKTCLYGLGATLLLTQCSPQKTEESNESEAMVVEDAKTPTLTMVWETPETLITCESVLYDSSTGKIYVSNIEGTPTDKDGKGSISIIDKNGTIVTQDWVTGLNAPKGMAISDGKLYVTDIDQLVEIDIESATISNKYPVEGAEFLNDVAQYEGKIYFSGMNKGLLHVLDEGTVTTISEGNASLNGVAVDSNGDIYGLDESGLKRFLPDGGSEIINGTVTGGDGLIILGEGNYVASRWVGEIYFVSGDGETLLLDTKDIESNTADIGFIPEENLILVPTFFKNKVVAYKLDY; this is encoded by the coding sequence ATGAAAAGTGTATTAAAAACATGTCTTTACGGCTTGGGAGCTACTTTACTTCTTACTCAATGTAGTCCCCAAAAAACAGAAGAATCCAACGAATCTGAAGCAATGGTAGTGGAAGATGCCAAAACTCCCACACTCACAATGGTTTGGGAGACACCAGAAACTCTTATTACATGTGAATCTGTTTTATACGACTCTTCTACAGGCAAAATATATGTTTCCAATATTGAAGGAACTCCTACGGATAAGGATGGAAAAGGCTCAATCTCCATCATTGATAAAAATGGAACCATCGTCACTCAAGATTGGGTAACTGGCTTAAATGCCCCAAAAGGAATGGCTATATCAGATGGAAAGCTTTATGTCACAGATATAGATCAATTGGTGGAGATTGACATAGAATCTGCTACAATCTCAAATAAATACCCAGTAGAAGGAGCTGAATTCTTAAATGATGTGGCTCAATACGAAGGCAAAATTTATTTCTCAGGAATGAACAAAGGGTTGTTACACGTTTTGGATGAAGGTACTGTCACTACTATTTCAGAAGGAAACGCCTCCTTGAACGGAGTAGCGGTTGATTCGAATGGTGATATTTATGGTTTGGATGAGTCAGGATTGAAAAGATTTTTACCAGATGGAGGTTCTGAAATCATCAATGGAACTGTCACTGGAGGAGACGGTTTGATCATCTTGGGTGAGGGGAATTATGTTGCCTCAAGATGGGTAGGGGAAATCTATTTTGTGAGTGGAGATGGGGAAACTCTTCTTTTGGATACAAAAGATATAGAATCCAACACAGCAGATATTGGTTTTATTCCCGAGGAGAATTTAATTTTAGTTCCAACTTTCTTTAAAAATAAAGTAGTTGCCTATAAATTAGATTATTAA
- a CDS encoding DUF1501 domain-containing protein — protein sequence MGHNHIHIPLTRREFLTKTSLGMGAVSLASLLNPTSLFAFGNKPHFVPKAKRIIYLYMAGAPSQLDLFDYKPQLVKMNGENLPSSVFGDRLTGTAATQNSFPMVGTRWNFKQHGESGMWMSDLLPNMSKITDELCKIQSMHTASVQHEPAQMFTNTGSELPGRPSFGSWISYGLGSDNENLPAFIVLKTEGLEGGFAGLYSSAFLPAEHQGVRFRGGKDPVLYLTNPPGVTEAARREQLDYLKKMQEGAFEFWEDPSIKAKMAQYEMAFRMQTSVPEVVDTKGEPDYIYEQYGEDSKKSGTFASNCLLARRLAERGVKFIQVYHGGWDHHNDLPKSIAKRAKEVDKASAALIMDLKQRGLLEDTLVVWGGEFGRTCFSQGELTKDNFGRDHHPDAYTMLLAGAGVKKGVTYGRTDDFGYHVVENPVHVHDLNATLLHLMGLDHERLTYKFQGRRFRLTDVEGNVVRDILS from the coding sequence ATGGGACACAATCATATACATATACCTTTAACTAGGAGAGAGTTTTTGACAAAAACATCTTTGGGGATGGGAGCTGTTTCGCTCGCCTCCTTATTGAATCCTACCTCGCTTTTCGCATTTGGAAATAAACCTCATTTCGTCCCAAAAGCTAAAAGAATCATATACCTCTACATGGCAGGGGCCCCTTCCCAATTGGACTTATTTGATTACAAGCCTCAGTTGGTTAAAATGAATGGAGAAAATCTGCCTTCAAGCGTATTTGGAGATCGATTGACGGGAACAGCAGCTACCCAGAATTCTTTCCCCATGGTTGGGACACGTTGGAATTTTAAGCAGCATGGAGAAAGTGGGATGTGGATGAGTGATTTGCTTCCGAACATGTCAAAAATCACTGATGAGTTGTGTAAAATTCAGTCCATGCATACGGCCTCTGTTCAACATGAACCTGCGCAGATGTTTACTAATACTGGATCTGAACTACCTGGAAGACCTTCTTTTGGGTCTTGGATCAGTTATGGTTTAGGTTCTGATAATGAGAATTTACCTGCGTTTATTGTCTTGAAAACCGAAGGGTTGGAAGGTGGCTTTGCAGGATTATATTCCAGCGCATTTTTGCCGGCTGAGCACCAAGGAGTGCGGTTTCGTGGAGGAAAAGACCCTGTTTTGTATTTGACGAACCCTCCTGGGGTCACAGAAGCAGCAAGGAGAGAACAGCTGGACTATTTGAAAAAAATGCAGGAAGGTGCTTTTGAATTTTGGGAAGACCCATCTATCAAGGCAAAAATGGCTCAATATGAAATGGCTTTTAGAATGCAGACTTCTGTTCCGGAAGTGGTAGATACCAAAGGTGAGCCAGATTATATTTATGAGCAATACGGGGAGGATAGCAAAAAGTCGGGGACCTTTGCCAGTAATTGTTTGTTGGCAAGGAGATTAGCGGAACGAGGGGTGAAATTTATTCAAGTATACCATGGGGGTTGGGACCATCATAATGATTTGCCTAAAAGTATTGCGAAGCGTGCCAAAGAGGTAGACAAAGCGAGTGCCGCCTTAATTATGGACTTAAAACAAAGAGGTTTATTGGAAGATACTTTGGTGGTGTGGGGAGGAGAATTTGGTAGGACCTGTTTTTCGCAAGGAGAGCTGACCAAGGATAATTTTGGAAGGGATCACCATCCAGACGCCTATACCATGCTTTTGGCTGGAGCAGGAGTGAAAAAGGGGGTGACTTATGGAAGAACAGATGACTTCGGCTACCATGTGGTAGAAAACCCTGTACATGTCCACGACCTCAATGCGACTTTACTTCATTTAATGGGATTGGATCACGAGCGGTTGACTTATAAATTCCAAGGTAGAAGATTCAGATTAACTGATGTGGAAGGGAATGTTGTCAGGGATATTTTAAGCTAA